From a single Maritimibacter sp. DP1N21-5 genomic region:
- a CDS encoding succinate dehydrogenase assembly factor 2, protein MSDEPREHRLKRLHMRSMRRGIKEMDLILSTYAGRHLSGMTDAQLDTYDAMLNENDQDLYRWVTGQEAAPDHIAALIEDVSRTFQPEK, encoded by the coding sequence ATGTCTGACGAACCGCGCGAACACCGGCTCAAACGGCTGCACATGCGCTCCATGCGCCGCGGGATCAAGGAGATGGACCTGATCCTGTCGACCTATGCGGGCCGTCATCTGTCGGGCATGACGGATGCCCAGCTTGATACCTATGACGCGATGCTGAACGAAAACGATCAGGATCTCTATCGCTGGGTCACGGGTCAAGAGGCCGCGCCGGACCATATCGCAGCCCTGATCGAAGATGTCTCACGCACGTTTCAGCCCGAAAAATAA
- a CDS encoding surface lipoprotein assembly modifier, whose translation MKRALVGALLTLWASAGATDPQSSDDTRTFSIEQARVLARQALYAGRFDLARDVAMVLVRTDPEDAYAYGVLAAAHSRLNDPKLARAAARLSYKYSETPEQKFGAARTAASVAFQQKRPTVSQGWLRLAATHADTDAQEKALAQDYGRVRAANPLRFNINMSLAPSDNVNNGTDNVLEVINGVPTLGVFRPSSRALDGIVGTFDVHLRYRVAQSEKSQTTATGRVYTRRVDLSDEAQASVPDLRNSDFGSTYAETGVEHTFALGQRGNFVTVGGAVGASWFGGDRSYDFAKLSLSRSLKMGDVGRLTLRGAAERRFSTRTNLRDLDVLTLGATYSHKLERGDRFSVGLTVQDIAGDFVNAAYQTASVRASYTFGKQLGPMEISTGLTMGYTDYDEYRLVRTVQGGRQDESLYGDVSLFFKDYDFAGFAPTIRVRTGRRTSNVNRFETDETTITLGIQSKF comes from the coding sequence ATGAAGCGCGCGCTTGTTGGTGCCTTGCTGACGCTCTGGGCGTCGGCGGGGGCCACGGACCCACAGTCCTCTGACGACACCCGAACCTTCAGCATCGAACAGGCGCGGGTTCTGGCACGGCAGGCGCTGTATGCGGGCCGGTTTGACCTGGCGCGTGACGTGGCCATGGTTCTGGTGCGCACCGATCCGGAGGATGCCTACGCCTACGGGGTGCTGGCCGCGGCGCATTCGCGGCTGAACGATCCGAAACTGGCCCGGGCGGCTGCGCGCCTGTCCTACAAGTACAGCGAAACGCCCGAACAAAAGTTCGGTGCTGCGCGCACCGCAGCCAGCGTGGCGTTTCAGCAGAAACGGCCCACCGTGTCGCAAGGGTGGTTGCGACTGGCCGCGACCCATGCAGATACGGATGCACAGGAGAAAGCGCTGGCGCAGGACTATGGCCGTGTGCGCGCAGCCAACCCGCTGCGCTTCAACATCAACATGTCCCTGGCCCCGTCAGACAATGTGAACAACGGCACCGACAACGTGCTCGAGGTGATCAACGGCGTGCCGACGCTGGGCGTCTTTCGACCCAGCTCGCGTGCCCTTGACGGCATTGTCGGTACATTCGACGTGCATCTGCGCTACAGAGTTGCGCAGTCCGAAAAGAGCCAGACCACCGCAACGGGCCGCGTCTACACGCGGCGTGTCGATCTGAGTGACGAAGCACAAGCCAGCGTGCCCGACCTGCGCAACAGCGACTTCGGGTCGACCTATGCCGAGACCGGGGTCGAACATACGTTTGCCCTGGGCCAGCGCGGCAACTTTGTGACGGTCGGTGGGGCCGTGGGCGCAAGCTGGTTCGGGGGCGACCGGTCCTATGACTTTGCCAAATTGTCGCTGAGCCGGAGCCTGAAGATGGGCGATGTGGGTCGCCTGACGCTGCGCGGTGCCGCCGAGCGGCGGTTTTCGACCCGCACCAATCTGCGCGATCTGGATGTGCTGACACTTGGTGCAACCTACAGCCACAAGCTTGAGCGGGGCGACCGGTTCAGCGTCGGACTGACGGTGCAGGATATTGCGGGCGATTTTGTCAACGCCGCGTATCAGACGGCCAGCGTGCGGGCGAGTTACACCTTTGGCAAGCAGTTGGGCCCGATGGAAATCTCGACCGGCCTGACGATGGGTTACACCGATTACGATGAGTACCGGCTGGTCCGGACCGTGCAGGGCGGGCGACAGGACGAGAGCCTTTATGGTGACGTGTCGTTGTTCTTCAAGGACTATGACTTTGCGGGCTTTGCTCCGACCATTCGCGTGCGGACGGGGCGCCGGACCTCGAACGTCAACCGGTTCGAGACCGATGAGACGACCATCACGCTTGGGATCCAATCAAAGTTCTGA
- a CDS encoding VOC family protein yields the protein MALTYLHTMVRVKDLDASMAFYKLLGLEETRRHDSEGGRFSLIFMAPPDQPECPVELTYNWDGDDELPSDSRHFGHLAYRVDNIYEMCQHLMDNGVTINRPPRDGHMAFVRSPDNISIELLQAGDALPAQEPWASMENTGHW from the coding sequence ATGGCTTTGACCTATCTGCACACAATGGTTCGGGTGAAGGACCTGGACGCTTCGATGGCGTTCTACAAGCTGTTGGGGCTGGAAGAGACCCGGCGCCACGACAGTGAAGGCGGGCGGTTTTCGCTGATTTTCATGGCGCCGCCCGATCAACCCGAGTGCCCGGTCGAGTTGACGTATAACTGGGATGGCGACGATGAGTTGCCCAGCGACAGCCGTCATTTTGGCCACCTCGCTTACCGCGTCGACAATATTTACGAGATGTGTCAGCACCTTATGGACAATGGTGTGACCATCAACCGCCCGCCGCGCGACGGCCACATGGCCTTTGTCCGGTCGCCGGACAATATCTCGATCGAGCTGTTGCAGGCCGGTGATGCCCTGCCCGCGCAGGAGCCATGGGCCAGCATGGAAAACACGGGCCATTGGTAA
- a CDS encoding DUF1194 domain-containing protein encodes MRGAALIMACCAAMIGASAHGACRQALALGLDVSGSVDALEYQLQMEGLAEALDSGRVRQALLQMPSAPVSLLVYEWSGPEDPAVILPWTDIDSAPALDAVIGHLRATKRRQASPGTALGLAMREGVAHLMDRSDCWKLTLDISGDGKSNLGIRPVDVKPEVAPTGITINALVIGADAPSFGDARQAEISSLSAYFQNNVIVGSDSFVETALGFEDYAAAMARKLERELETIILGKGPLPRVPDADPSSK; translated from the coding sequence ATGAGGGGCGCCGCGCTGATCATGGCCTGTTGTGCGGCGATGATCGGTGCCAGTGCGCATGGTGCCTGTCGGCAGGCGCTGGCGTTGGGGCTTGATGTGTCGGGGTCGGTTGATGCGCTGGAGTATCAGTTGCAGATGGAGGGGCTGGCCGAGGCACTGGACAGCGGACGGGTGCGGCAGGCTCTATTGCAGATGCCATCTGCGCCGGTCAGTCTGCTGGTCTACGAATGGAGCGGGCCGGAAGACCCTGCCGTGATCCTGCCGTGGACCGACATCGACAGCGCGCCTGCGCTTGATGCCGTCATCGGCCATTTGCGCGCGACCAAGCGGCGGCAGGCCAGCCCGGGCACGGCACTGGGCCTCGCCATGCGCGAGGGTGTGGCGCATCTGATGGACCGGTCGGACTGCTGGAAGCTGACGCTGGATATTTCTGGGGACGGGAAGTCGAACCTGGGCATCAGGCCGGTGGATGTGAAGCCGGAAGTGGCGCCCACCGGTATTACGATCAATGCGCTGGTCATTGGTGCGGACGCGCCCAGTTTCGGTGACGCGCGGCAGGCGGAGATTTCGAGCCTGTCCGCCTATTTCCAGAACAACGTCATCGTCGGCTCTGACAGCTTTGTCGAAACGGCGCTGGGGTTCGAGGACTATGCCGCTGCGATGGCACGCAAACTTGAGCGCGAGTTGGAAACGATCATTCTGGGCAAGGGGCCCCTGCCCCGTGTGCCCGATGCAGACCCGTCGTCAAAGTAG
- the thyX gene encoding FAD-dependent thymidylate synthase, producing MPLSPEQQSEIDALRAQSTQTLRATVPGMEAHLYKAHEVLDHGFVRVIDYMGDDAAICQAARVSYGKGTKSVQNDEGLIRYLMRHWHSTPFEMCEIKLHVKLPVFVARQWIRHRTANVNEYSARYSILDREFYIPAQDALAAQSVVNNQGRGEALTGDEAQRVLNYLRDDAMRCYDHYEEMISQDGQQGLARELARMNLPANVYTQWYWKVDLHNLFHFLRLRADAHAQYEIRVYADAICDMVKDWVPAAYKAFEDYRMGGATLSATALGCIQRMLKGEEVTQENSGMSKGEWREFMEVIR from the coding sequence ATGCCGCTCAGCCCCGAACAACAGTCCGAAATCGACGCCCTGCGCGCCCAGTCCACCCAAACGCTCCGCGCCACCGTCCCGGGGATGGAGGCGCACCTGTATAAGGCGCACGAGGTCCTCGACCACGGCTTTGTCCGCGTCATCGACTACATGGGCGACGACGCCGCCATCTGCCAGGCCGCGCGGGTCAGCTACGGCAAGGGCACCAAGTCGGTCCAAAATGACGAGGGGCTGATCCGCTACCTCATGCGCCACTGGCACTCGACCCCGTTCGAGATGTGCGAGATCAAGCTGCACGTCAAACTCCCCGTCTTCGTCGCCCGCCAGTGGATCCGCCACCGCACCGCCAACGTGAACGAATACTCGGCGCGCTACTCGATCCTCGACCGCGAATTCTACATCCCCGCGCAGGACGCACTCGCCGCCCAATCGGTCGTCAACAACCAGGGCAGGGGCGAAGCACTCACGGGCGACGAAGCACAGCGCGTCCTCAACTACCTGCGCGACGACGCCATGCGCTGCTACGACCATTATGAAGAGATGATTTCCCAGGACGGCCAGCAGGGCCTCGCCCGTGAACTCGCCCGCATGAACCTGCCTGCCAATGTCTACACCCAATGGTACTGGAAAGTGGACCTGCACAACCTCTTCCACTTCCTCCGCCTGCGCGCGGACGCCCACGCCCAATACGAAATCCGCGTCTATGCCGATGCGATCTGCGACATGGTCAAGGATTGGGTGCCCGCGGCGTACAAAGCGTTCGAGGATTACCGGATGGGCGGGGCGACACTTTCGGCGACTGCACTGGGGTGCATCCAGCGCATGTTGAAAGGTGAAGAGGTCACGCAGGAAAATTCCGGCATGTCCAAGGGGGAATGGCGGGAGTTTATGGAGGTTATTAGGTGA
- a CDS encoding DoxX family membrane protein, with amino-acid sequence MTALTRLHAAIFGPLERADWLLPTLARFLFAAVLAVYFWVSGLTKLGDGIFGIFQPSLGAYAQIFPKVMENVGYDVTQLGVYHWAVVTAGTVAEFVLPLLIIIGLLTRLASLGMIGFIVVQSLTDLNGHDKWGDGLVLGAWFDAPSNSLIMDQRSLWVFLLLLLVIKGAGPISFDRALAPKAAPAAA; translated from the coding sequence ATGACTGCCCTGACCCGCCTGCACGCCGCAATCTTTGGCCCGCTTGAACGCGCGGACTGGCTGTTGCCGACCCTTGCCCGTTTCCTGTTCGCCGCCGTGCTGGCCGTATATTTCTGGGTATCTGGCCTGACGAAGCTGGGCGACGGCATATTTGGCATCTTCCAACCATCGCTGGGGGCCTATGCGCAGATCTTTCCCAAGGTGATGGAAAACGTCGGCTACGACGTGACACAGCTGGGCGTTTATCACTGGGCGGTCGTGACCGCGGGCACGGTGGCAGAGTTCGTGCTGCCCCTGCTGATTATCATTGGCCTGCTGACGCGGCTCGCGTCGCTGGGCATGATCGGATTTATCGTAGTGCAATCGCTGACCGACCTGAACGGCCACGACAAGTGGGGCGACGGGCTGGTGCTGGGGGCGTGGTTCGACGCGCCATCAAACAGCCTGATCATGGACCAGCGGTCCCTGTGGGTGTTCTTGCTGCTGCTTCTGGTGATCAAAGGGGCCGGGCCGATCTCATTCGATCGCGCCCTTGCCCCGAAGGCCGCGCCAGCCGCCGCCTAG
- a CDS encoding helix-turn-helix domain-containing protein, translated as MDDLQDWYSADAATFGDRVAGAREQAGMTQKQLAKRLGVRLATLKSWEDDLSEPRANRLSMMAGLLNVSMMWLINGEGEGLDAPVEEEPLTADMRDLLTEVRDMRSDMLARAEQLGRLEKKLRAAMQAPADV; from the coding sequence ATGGACGATCTACAGGACTGGTACAGCGCCGACGCGGCAACCTTTGGCGACCGTGTGGCAGGCGCGCGCGAACAGGCGGGCATGACGCAAAAACAGCTCGCCAAGCGGCTGGGCGTGCGTCTTGCGACCCTCAAATCCTGGGAAGACGACCTGAGCGAGCCCCGCGCCAACCGCCTGTCGATGATGGCTGGTCTGCTGAACGTCTCGATGATGTGGCTGATCAACGGCGAAGGCGAAGGGCTCGACGCGCCGGTGGAGGAAGAGCCGCTGACCGCAGACATGCGCGACCTGCTGACCGAAGTGCGCGACATGCGCTCCGACATGCTGGCGCGGGCAGAGCAACTGGGACGTCTGGAAAAGAAACTCCGCGCCGCAATGCAGGCCCCCGCTGATGTCTGA
- a CDS encoding pyridoxal phosphate-dependent aminotransferase: MTFLSATLDRVKPSPTVALTGQVAALKAQGKDIIGLGAGEPDFDTPQNIKDAAVVAIALGKTKYTPVDGIPDLKQAIVDKFKRDNGLEYTTAQVTVGTGGKQILYNALMATLNEGDEVVIPAPYWVSYPDMVLLAGGTPVIAEASLQTGFKLTADQLESAITDKTKWLIFNSPSNPTGAGYTREELKEITDVLMRHPHVWVMTDDMYEHLVYDDFEFTTPAQIEPRLYDRTLTVNGVSKAYAMTGWRIGYAAGPEDLIKAMRKVQSQSTSNPCSISQHAAVEALNGTQEFIAPNNEIFKRRRDLVVEMLNAAEGIACPVPDGAFYVYPSIAGCIGKTSAGGVKIENDEDFCTALLEETGVAVVFGAAFGLSPNFRVSYATSDEALKEACTRIQTFCAGLR; this comes from the coding sequence ATGACATTCCTTTCCGCGACACTCGACCGCGTCAAACCGTCCCCGACTGTCGCCCTCACGGGCCAGGTGGCTGCCCTGAAAGCGCAGGGCAAGGATATCATCGGCCTGGGCGCGGGTGAGCCGGATTTCGATACGCCGCAGAACATCAAGGACGCCGCCGTGGTGGCCATCGCGCTTGGCAAAACAAAGTATACCCCGGTCGATGGCATTCCAGATCTGAAGCAGGCCATCGTCGATAAATTCAAGCGCGACAATGGGTTGGAGTACACGACCGCGCAAGTGACCGTGGGTACGGGCGGCAAACAGATCCTATACAACGCGCTGATGGCGACACTGAACGAAGGCGACGAGGTCGTGATCCCGGCCCCTTACTGGGTCAGCTATCCGGACATGGTCCTGCTCGCGGGCGGCACACCCGTCATTGCCGAGGCGTCACTGCAGACCGGGTTCAAGCTGACCGCCGATCAGCTGGAATCCGCCATCACCGACAAGACCAAGTGGCTGATTTTCAACTCGCCCTCGAACCCGACGGGCGCGGGGTACACCCGCGAGGAGTTGAAAGAGATCACCGATGTACTGATGCGGCACCCGCATGTGTGGGTGATGACGGACGACATGTACGAGCATCTTGTCTATGACGATTTCGAGTTCACGACCCCTGCCCAGATCGAACCGCGCCTCTATGACCGGACGCTGACCGTCAACGGCGTCAGCAAGGCCTATGCCATGACCGGCTGGCGCATCGGCTATGCCGCAGGACCCGAAGACTTGATCAAGGCGATGCGCAAGGTGCAGTCGCAATCCACCTCGAACCCCTGTTCGATCAGCCAGCACGCAGCCGTCGAGGCGCTGAACGGGACGCAGGAATTCATCGCGCCCAACAATGAAATCTTCAAACGCCGCCGCGATCTGGTGGTCGAGATGTTGAACGCGGCCGAGGGCATCGCCTGCCCGGTGCCGGACGGGGCATTCTATGTCTATCCGTCGATTGCGGGCTGCATCGGCAAGACCTCGGCCGGGGGCGTAAAGATCGAGAATGACGAGGATTTTTGCACCGCGCTGCTGGAAGAGACCGGCGTTGCCGTCGTCTTTGGTGCCGCATTCGGGCTATCGCCAAACTTTCGCGTCAGCTACGCTACGTCCGACGAGGCCCTGAAAGAGGCCTGCACCCGCATCCAGACCTTCTGTGCGGGGCTGAGATAA
- a CDS encoding DUF2063 domain-containing protein gives MTTTQADFRAALLDPERAVPDGLTDPAGQPTKRRFAVYRNNVTVALIDALRTGFPVLCKLLGDQNFDQLARVFARAHPPTSPLMMHYGAALPAFLDGFEPLARIGYLPDIARLELALRHAYHAADSTPLDAARLGALPPEVLMQTRLHLSPAVQLVHSRWPIHDIWCYNTRAGAQKPRSIAQPVLVTRAKFDPEPHALTPAQAAWIQAIIDGATLENAVDAATAIDANFDLGPLLTLLIQHNALTDITTPKD, from the coding sequence ATGACCACCACGCAAGCCGACTTTCGCGCCGCACTCCTTGATCCGGAGCGCGCAGTGCCGGACGGGCTGACCGATCCGGCAGGTCAGCCGACAAAGCGCCGCTTCGCTGTCTATCGCAACAACGTCACCGTCGCACTGATCGACGCATTGCGCACCGGCTTTCCGGTTCTGTGCAAGCTGCTTGGCGATCAGAACTTCGATCAACTGGCTCGGGTCTTTGCGCGTGCGCACCCGCCGACGTCGCCGCTGATGATGCACTATGGCGCGGCTTTGCCCGCGTTTCTGGATGGGTTCGAACCGCTGGCGCGTATCGGCTACCTGCCTGACATCGCCCGCCTCGAACTGGCCTTGCGCCATGCGTATCACGCGGCGGACAGTACGCCGCTGGATGCAGCCCGGCTTGGCGCTCTACCACCGGAGGTGCTGATGCAGACCCGCTTGCACCTGTCTCCGGCCGTTCAACTGGTGCACTCCCGTTGGCCCATCCATGATATCTGGTGCTACAACACCCGGGCGGGCGCGCAAAAACCACGCAGTATCGCTCAACCGGTTCTCGTCACGCGCGCTAAGTTTGACCCCGAACCGCACGCGCTGACGCCGGCACAGGCCGCGTGGATACAGGCCATAATCGATGGTGCAACGCTGGAAAACGCCGTGGATGCCGCGACTGCCATCGACGCGAATTTCGACCTTGGACCCCTGCTGACCCTTCTGATCCAGCACAACGCCTTGACCGACATCACCACTCCAAAGGACTGA
- a CDS encoding ArsC/Spx/MgsR family protein: MEIYGLKTCDTCRKAIKALPDAHFVDVRADGVPTDVMDAALATFGEKLVNTRSTTWRGLSEEERKGAPKDLLAAHPTLMKRPLIATNGSLHLGWTKDVQAALGVD, from the coding sequence ATGGAAATATACGGATTGAAAACTTGTGACACCTGCCGCAAGGCCATCAAGGCCTTGCCAGATGCGCATTTTGTGGACGTGCGGGCCGACGGTGTGCCCACCGATGTGATGGATGCAGCCCTCGCCACTTTCGGCGAAAAACTCGTCAATACGCGCTCCACCACATGGCGCGGGCTGTCGGAGGAGGAGCGCAAGGGCGCGCCGAAGGACTTGCTCGCGGCGCATCCCACGCTGATGAAACGGCCATTGATCGCGACCAACGGCAGCCTGCACCTTGGTTGGACCAAGGACGTGCAAGCCGCCCTCGGCGTGGACTAG
- a CDS encoding cold-shock protein, with amino-acid sequence MPTGTVKWFNTTKGYGFIAPDEGGKDVFVHISAVERSGLTGLADNQKVSFELLEGRDGRQMAGELKLL; translated from the coding sequence ATGCCAACTGGCACCGTGAAGTGGTTCAACACCACGAAAGGCTACGGTTTTATCGCCCCAGACGAGGGCGGCAAGGACGTTTTTGTTCACATTTCAGCGGTGGAACGGTCTGGACTGACCGGGCTGGCCGACAATCAAAAAGTGAGTTTCGAACTGCTCGAAGGGCGCGATGGGCGCCAGATGGCAGGCGAGTTGAAACTGCTCTAG
- a CDS encoding MarR family winged helix-turn-helix transcriptional regulator — MSIQDPIGQVPGMAERNAANAGFMVGYLEALSLVERLHRLLLDVIKDEFERVGVLEINAVQALLLFNIGDNEVTAGELKSRGYYQGSNVSYNLKKLVEMGYMHHQRCEIDRRSVRVKLTEKGRKIRDVVNELFLRHAEGLQSKGVLGPEGIIDITASLKRMERYWTDQIRYIY, encoded by the coding sequence ATGAGCATTCAGGACCCCATTGGCCAGGTCCCCGGGATGGCCGAACGAAACGCAGCGAACGCGGGCTTCATGGTCGGGTATCTTGAGGCGCTGTCGCTGGTGGAGCGGTTGCACAGGTTGCTGCTGGACGTCATCAAGGACGAATTCGAACGTGTCGGGGTGCTGGAAATCAACGCGGTGCAGGCGCTCTTGCTGTTCAACATCGGCGATAACGAGGTGACGGCGGGCGAGCTGAAAAGCCGCGGCTACTACCAGGGCTCCAACGTCAGCTACAATCTCAAGAAGCTGGTCGAAATGGGCTACATGCACCACCAGCGGTGCGAGATTGACCGCCGCTCGGTGCGCGTCAAACTGACCGAAAAGGGGCGCAAGATCCGCGACGTGGTGAACGAATTGTTCCTGCGCCATGCCGAAGGGCTGCAATCCAAGGGGGTGCTCGGCCCCGAGGGGATCATCGACATCACCGCATCGCTCAAGCGGATGGAACGGTACTGGACGGACCAGATCCGCTATATCTACTGA
- a CDS encoding DUF1194 domain-containing protein produces the protein MGQHGKHGPLVRTAACLALCVAASPAAACRLALLLALDVSSSVDATEDQLQRGGLVAALTAPEVRAAFFAVDAPVALAVYEWSGRYNQEVVLDWTLIDSPATLLDAAETVAASKRSHNEFPTAMGYALGFGAEMLARAPECLYRTIDMAGDGQNNEGFGPQLAYREFAFDEVTVNGLVVNAAEFTSETMLIEFYQSEVLRGPGAFLEVAQGFEDYERAMRRKLERELTPPIIGSLDTGQRGG, from the coding sequence ATGGGCCAGCATGGAAAACACGGGCCATTGGTAAGAACCGCGGCCTGCCTGGCCTTGTGCGTTGCGGCGTCCCCTGCCGCGGCGTGCAGACTTGCGCTGCTTTTGGCGCTGGACGTGTCGTCCTCTGTCGATGCGACAGAGGACCAGTTGCAGCGCGGCGGATTGGTGGCCGCGCTGACGGCGCCCGAGGTGCGGGCCGCGTTTTTTGCCGTCGACGCGCCGGTGGCGCTGGCGGTGTATGAATGGTCGGGCCGCTACAATCAGGAGGTCGTGCTGGACTGGACGCTGATCGACAGCCCCGCCACCTTGCTTGATGCCGCCGAGACCGTGGCGGCCAGCAAGCGGTCGCATAACGAATTTCCGACCGCCATGGGCTATGCGTTGGGCTTTGGCGCCGAGATGCTCGCGAGGGCGCCCGAATGCCTGTACCGCACCATCGACATGGCAGGTGACGGTCAGAACAACGAAGGGTTCGGGCCGCAGCTTGCCTATCGCGAGTTCGCCTTTGACGAGGTGACGGTGAACGGGCTGGTGGTGAATGCGGCCGAGTTTACGTCGGAAACCATGCTGATCGAGTTTTACCAGAGCGAAGTGTTGCGTGGCCCCGGTGCGTTTCTGGAAGTGGCGCAGGGGTTCGAAGACTACGAACGCGCAATGCGCCGCAAGCTGGAGCGCGAGTTGACACCGCCCATCATTGGCAGTCTCGACACCGGACAGCGCGGCGGATGA
- a CDS encoding calcium-binding protein produces MPAITPPLSLETITELTEADPGLIANVIPSEIQQGANAARQMNDVIAQAIAATGVNRDGKLTPDDLVILSAHIRANPALYASFIEGHGDDEGNLETGFHLVQGDGGAYIFQGRDFIDTVADAIYHVGFAIVDGRFQNEDGDANETVEDVAGWMNFFVNGQNRVYGTEEGETLHSGHYSFDLAIGHDEIFQAWGGDDRIWADAGNDRIYAGDGNDRAGGGDGNDRLYGGAGNDQMNGDAGHDRLYGEDGNDTLGGGDGKDRIEGGAGEDKLYGDAGNDTLRGGDDDDTVSGGTGDDFLAGDDGDDRVWGNEGDDRMFGGRGNDRADGGDGNDNIWMNAGDDDAYGAAGNDRIDAGSGDDTANGGLGNDTLLGAAGDDSLGGQEGSDSLFGGSGNDTLRGGDDDDRLIGDGGNDSMRGDAGDDRLSGGDGADDMHGGDGADTLSGGKGNDTVSGGNGEDVIAGRAGADVLLDYEDIEARDIFVFNPGDSGVTEASMDVIRGFTSIIDKLDLTAFGGLTFVEGDTFSGTQAEVLFDGDFVQIDSDGDGNADEMIELEWVNAVEAADFIL; encoded by the coding sequence ATGCCAGCCATCACACCCCCCTTGTCCCTTGAAACCATTACCGAGCTGACCGAAGCCGATCCCGGTCTGATCGCCAATGTCATTCCGTCAGAGATACAGCAGGGGGCCAACGCCGCCCGTCAGATGAACGACGTCATTGCGCAGGCGATAGCAGCCACCGGCGTCAATCGGGATGGCAAGCTGACGCCGGATGATCTTGTCATTTTGTCGGCGCATATCCGCGCCAATCCCGCGCTCTACGCGTCCTTCATCGAAGGCCACGGCGATGATGAGGGCAATCTCGAAACCGGGTTTCACCTGGTCCAGGGCGACGGCGGCGCTTACATCTTTCAGGGGCGAGATTTCATAGACACCGTTGCGGACGCCATCTATCACGTGGGCTTTGCCATTGTGGACGGCCGGTTCCAGAACGAAGACGGCGATGCCAACGAGACGGTCGAGGATGTGGCCGGTTGGATGAACTTTTTCGTCAACGGCCAGAACCGTGTCTATGGCACCGAAGAGGGCGAAACCCTGCATTCGGGCCATTACAGCTTTGATCTGGCCATCGGCCATGATGAGATCTTTCAGGCCTGGGGCGGAGATGACAGGATCTGGGCGGATGCCGGCAATGATCGCATCTATGCAGGCGACGGCAATGACCGCGCCGGTGGTGGTGACGGCAATGACCGTCTCTATGGTGGCGCGGGCAACGACCAAATGAACGGCGACGCGGGCCATGACCGGCTGTACGGCGAGGACGGGAACGACACCCTCGGGGGTGGCGATGGCAAGGACCGGATCGAAGGCGGCGCCGGTGAAGACAAGCTTTATGGCGATGCCGGGAATGACACGCTGCGCGGTGGTGACGATGACGACACCGTTTCTGGCGGCACCGGCGATGACTTTCTGGCGGGCGACGACGGGGATGACCGTGTCTGGGGCAACGAAGGCGATGACCGTATGTTCGGCGGACGCGGCAACGACCGGGCCGATGGTGGCGACGGAAACGACAACATATGGATGAACGCGGGCGACGACGACGCCTATGGCGCGGCGGGCAATGACCGGATTGATGCCGGTTCGGGCGATGACACGGCGAATGGCGGTCTGGGCAACGATACCTTGCTGGGCGCGGCGGGCGACGATTCGCTTGGCGGGCAGGAAGGGTCCGACAGTCTTTTTGGCGGATCAGGCAACGACACGTTGCGCGGCGGCGATGATGATGACCGTCTGATCGGCGATGGCGGCAATGACAGCATGCGCGGGGATGCGGGCGATGACCGCCTGTCGGGCGGTGATGGCGCCGATGACATGCATGGCGGTGACGGGGCCGACACGCTGTCGGGCGGCAAGGGCAATGACACCGTGTCGGGCGGCAATGGCGAGGATGTCATCGCCGGGCGTGCCGGTGCCGATGTGCTGCTGGATTACGAGGACATCGAAGCACGCGACATATTTGTCTTCAATCCCGGTGACAGCGGCGTGACCGAGGCGTCGATGGACGTGATCCGCGGCTTTACGTCGATCATCGACAAGCTGGATCTGACTGCATTCGGCGGGTTGACCTTTGTCGAGGGGGACACGTTCTCGGGCACGCAGGCCGAAGTGTTGTTTGACGGGGACTTCGTGCAGATCGACAGCGATGGCGATGGCAATGCCGACGAGATGATCGAGCTTGAATGGGTAAACGCAGTCGAAGCGGCAGACTTCATTTTGTGA